A genome region from Rhodopseudomonas boonkerdii includes the following:
- a CDS encoding energy transducer TonB family protein, producing the protein MNAFALHQPGDRAALRWAGSALAIVAVHAGLIAAGVALYQNHAPPGAAETTIMIDMSPVSAAPETPPQDVAPGPEMQQADEPSAPPPEPQTRQQVEEQIPPSPPMEKAEVAAPHEQKVEPPPPEPEVAPEPPKPTPVKPKSVRAEVKKKPNDTKAAPRTTAPQRAEHVAPTTSAAMAGASRAAIASYNQLVQAHVQRFKQYPSGARSGQAGKVRTVVAFTLSRSGNVLSVRSIGSSGNPAFDAETVATVRRAQPFPPFPAEMALSSQSFTLPLSYDLR; encoded by the coding sequence ATGAACGCTTTCGCACTGCACCAACCCGGCGACCGCGCCGCCTTGCGCTGGGCAGGCTCGGCACTGGCGATCGTCGCCGTGCATGCCGGCCTGATCGCGGCCGGCGTCGCGCTGTATCAGAACCACGCGCCGCCAGGCGCCGCCGAAACGACGATCATGATCGACATGTCGCCGGTCTCGGCGGCACCGGAAACGCCGCCGCAGGACGTTGCGCCGGGACCGGAAATGCAGCAGGCCGATGAGCCTTCGGCACCGCCGCCCGAGCCGCAGACCCGGCAGCAGGTGGAAGAACAGATCCCGCCGTCTCCGCCGATGGAAAAAGCGGAGGTCGCTGCGCCGCACGAACAGAAGGTCGAACCGCCGCCACCTGAACCCGAGGTGGCGCCGGAGCCACCAAAACCGACGCCGGTGAAGCCCAAGTCCGTTCGGGCCGAAGTGAAGAAGAAGCCGAACGACACCAAGGCCGCGCCGCGCACCACTGCGCCGCAACGCGCCGAGCACGTCGCGCCGACGACGTCGGCCGCCATGGCCGGTGCCTCGCGCGCCGCGATCGCGAGCTACAACCAGCTCGTTCAGGCGCATGTGCAGCGTTTCAAACAATATCCGTCCGGCGCGCGCAGCGGGCAGGCCGGCAAGGTCCGCACCGTGGTGGCGTTTACCCTGAGCCGATCCGGCAACGTGCTGTCCGTGCGGTCGATCGGCTCGTCGGGTAATCCCGCGTTCGATGCGGAAACCGTAGCGACGGTGCGCCGCGCGCAGCCCTTCCCACCGTTCCCGGCCGAGATGGCGCTGTCGAGCCAGTCCTTCACGCTACCGCTGTCCTACGATTTGCGGTGA
- the ugpB gene encoding sn-glycerol-3-phosphate ABC transporter substrate-binding protein UgpB yields the protein MRKLAPGCCALVTALLLATAPARAVVEVQWWHAMSGQLGRQVEKLAADFNATQSGFRIVPIYKGNYTETVTAAIFAFRSRSQPAIVQVNEIATATMTAAKGATYPVYELMRDQAETFTPSAYLPAITGYYTDTAGNMLSFPFNASTPILYYNKDLFRAAGLNPDEPPKTWPELGAMAQRLRAAGTPCGFTTAWPSWINVENFSAFHNIPLATRSNGLGGLDAELTFNNPIMIRHIAQLAEWQKTKVFDYSGRATAAEPRFQKSECGIFLGSSGTRADILANAKFDVGYGMLPYWPDVAGAPQNSMIGGATLWVLRDRPRDEYKGVARFFAFLSQPDIQAAWHQNTGYLPSTRAAYELTKAQGFYLRNPGTEKSIEQITLKPPTENSTGLRLGSFTLIRDAIEDELEAAFAGKKSAQQALDTAVERGNRLLRQFERANPAQ from the coding sequence ATGCGGAAACTGGCGCCCGGATGTTGTGCGCTCGTCACGGCGCTCCTGCTGGCGACGGCTCCGGCGCGGGCGGTCGTCGAAGTGCAATGGTGGCATGCCATGTCCGGGCAACTGGGACGGCAGGTCGAGAAACTGGCGGCCGATTTCAATGCCACCCAGAGCGGTTTCCGTATCGTCCCGATTTATAAGGGAAATTATACGGAAACGGTGACAGCGGCGATCTTCGCCTTCCGCTCCCGCAGCCAGCCGGCCATCGTGCAGGTGAACGAGATCGCCACCGCGACCATGACGGCCGCCAAGGGCGCGACCTATCCGGTCTATGAGCTGATGCGCGACCAGGCCGAGACATTTACCCCTTCGGCCTACCTGCCGGCGATCACCGGCTATTACACCGATACGGCCGGCAACATGCTGTCGTTCCCGTTCAATGCCTCGACGCCGATTCTGTACTACAACAAGGATCTGTTTCGTGCCGCCGGCCTCAATCCCGATGAACCGCCGAAGACCTGGCCCGAGCTTGGCGCGATGGCGCAGCGGCTGCGCGCCGCCGGAACGCCATGCGGCTTCACCACGGCATGGCCATCGTGGATCAATGTGGAGAATTTTTCGGCCTTTCATAACATTCCGCTGGCGACCCGATCGAACGGCCTCGGCGGCCTTGATGCCGAGCTGACCTTCAACAATCCGATCATGATACGTCATATCGCGCAGCTCGCCGAATGGCAGAAGACCAAGGTGTTCGACTATAGCGGTCGGGCGACTGCGGCGGAGCCGCGCTTCCAGAAGAGCGAGTGCGGGATTTTTCTGGGCTCTTCCGGCACACGCGCCGATATTCTTGCCAATGCGAAATTCGATGTCGGTTATGGCATGTTGCCATACTGGCCGGACGTCGCCGGTGCGCCGCAGAACTCGATGATCGGCGGCGCCACGCTGTGGGTGTTGCGCGATCGTCCGCGCGACGAATACAAGGGCGTCGCGCGGTTCTTCGCGTTCCTGTCGCAGCCGGACATTCAGGCGGCGTGGCATCAGAACACGGGTTATCTTCCAAGCACACGCGCGGCTTACGAGTTGACGAAGGCGCAAGGTTTCTATCTGCGCAATCCCGGCACCGAGAAATCGATCGAGCAGATCACGCTGAAACCGCCGACGGAGAATTCGACCGGATTGCGGCTCGGTTCCTTCACCTTGATCCGCGATGCCATCGAGGATGAGCTCGAAGCCGCCTTTGCCGGAAAGAAGTCGGCGCAGCAGGCACTCGATACGGCGGTGGAGCGCGGCAACAGGTTGCTGCGGCAATTCGAGCGGGCGAATCCGGCGCAATGA